From a region of the Lactuca sativa cultivar Salinas chromosome 4, Lsat_Salinas_v11, whole genome shotgun sequence genome:
- the LOC111907032 gene encoding serine/threonine-protein kinase STY13 gives MGSMDSFSSIDEYRFDPKWLIHPEHLFVGPRIGEGAHAKVYEGKYKNQNVAIKIVHRGDTPEEIVKREARFVREVATWSRVQHKNLAKFIGACKEPMMVIVTEILTGGSLRKYMLNKRPGCLDMHVAIGFALDIARAMECLHSHGIIHRDLKPENLVLTKDQRTLKLVDFGLAREETVTEMMTAETGTYRWMAPELYSTVTLRQGEKKHYNQKVDAYSFAIVLWELLHNRLPFEGMSNLQAAYAAAFKNVRPSLEDLPEDLAMILSSCWMEDPDARPNFSQIIQMLLHYFSTILPSKPILPSRLFVNENAPMSPESPGTSALMAVCNFTGDTPREMEHNKPKGFFFCFNQCY, from the exons atgggAAGCATGGATAGTTTCTCTTCAATTGATGAGTATAGATTTGATCCCAAATGGTTGATTCATCCCGAGCATCTTTTTGTTGGGCCAAGAATTGGTGAAGGAGCTCATGCAAAGGTCTATGAAGGAAA atatAAAAACCAGAATGTTGCGATCAAAATCGTTCATAGAGGTGACACACCCGAAGAAATCGTGAAGAGGGAAGCTCGGTTTGTGAGAGAGGTTGCTACATGGTCTAGAGTTCAACACAAGAATCTTGCaaag TTTATAGGGGCATGTAAAGAGCCTATGATGGTTATTGTTACCGAAATTTTAACGGGAGGGTCATTACGTAAATATATGTTGAATAAAAGACCGGGGTGTTTGGATATGCATGTTGCTATTGGTTTTGCACTTGATATTGCTCGTGCTATGGAGTGTTTGCATTCTCATGGAATCATTCATCGCGATCTAAAGCCTG AAAACTTGGTGTTGACAAAAGATCAAAGAACACTAAAACTTGTAGATTTTGGATTAGCAAGAGAAGAGACGGTTACAGAGATGATGACAGCTGAAACAGGGACATATCGTTGGATGGCTCCAGAG tTATATAGCACTGTGACACTAAGGCAAGGAGAAAAGAAGCATTACAACCAGAAAGTAGATGCTTATAGCTTCGCAATTGTATTATGGGAACTTTTACACAACAGACTACCCTTTGAGGGTATGTCCAACCTCCAAGCTGCTTATGCTGCAGCTTTCAAG AATGTGAGGCCAAGTTTGGAAGATCTACCAGAAGATTTAGCAATGATTCTGAGTTCATGTTGGATGGAGGATCCAGATGCTCGACCAAACTTCAGTCAAATCATACAAATGTTGTTACATTATTTTTCGACCATTTTGCCCTCCAAACCCATACTTCCTTCTCGCCTTTTTGTAAATGAAAATGCCCCCATGTCTCCAGAATCTCCAGGCACAAGTGCTTTAATGGCAGTCTGCAATTTTACAGGGGATACCCCTAGAGAAATGGAACATAATAAGCCAAAAGGTTTCTTTTTCTGTTTTAACCAGTGCTATTAA